A region from the Triticum urartu cultivar G1812 chromosome 1, Tu2.1, whole genome shotgun sequence genome encodes:
- the LOC125538035 gene encoding alcohol dehydrogenase 3-like yields MATAGKVIKCKAAVAWEAGKPLSIEEVEVAPPQAMEVRVKILYTALCHTDVYFWEAKGQTPVFPRILGHEAGGIVESVGEGVIELVPGDHVLPVFTGECKDCAHCKSEESNLCDLLRPVDRGVMIGDGQSRFTINGKPIFHFAGTSTFSEYIVIHVGCLAKINPEAPLDKVCVLSCGISTGLGATLNVAKPKKGSTVAIFGLGAVGLAAMEGARMAGASRIIGVDLNPAKYEHAKEFGCTDFVNPKDHTKPVQEVLVEMTNGGVDRAVECTGDIDAMIAAFECVHDGWGVAVLVGVPHKEAVFKTHPVNFLNEKTLKGTLFGNYKPRTDLPKVVEMYMRKELDLEKFITHSVPFSEINTAFDLMLKGEGLRCIMRMDQ; encoded by the exons ATGGCTACCGCCGGGAAGGTGATCAAGTGCAAAG CGGCGGTGGCATGGGAGGCCGGGAAGCCGCTGTCGATcgaggaggtggaggtggcgCCGCCGCAGGCCATGGAGGTGCGCGTCAAGATCCTCTACACCGCCCTCTGCCACACTGACGTCTACTTCTGGGAAGCCAAG GGCCAAACTCCAGTTTTCCCTAGGATCTTGGGCCATGAAGCTGGAGG CATCGTCGAGAGCGTCGGAGAAGGCGTGATTGAGCTTGTGCCGGGTGACCATGTCCTCCCGGTGTTCACCGGCGAGTGTAAGGACTGTGCCCACTGCAAGTCAGAGGAGAGCAACCTTTGTGATCTCCTCAGGCCCGTGGATCGTGGCGTGATGATCGGCGATGGGCAGTCTCGCTTCACCATCAACGGGAAGCCGATTTTCCACTTTGCCGGGACCTCCACCTTCAGCGAGTACATCGTCATCCATGTCGGTTGCCTCGCGAAGATCAACCCCGAGGCGCCCCTCGACAAAGTTTGTGTTCTCAGCTGTGGCATCTCTACTG GACTTGGCGCCACGCTCAATGTCGCAAAACCAAAAAAGGGTTCCACGGTGGCGATTTTCGGTCTTGGAGCTGTAGGACTTGCT GCCATGGAAGGGGCCAGGATGGCTGGTGCATCAAGGATCATTGGTGTGGATTTGAACCCTGCAAAATACGAACACG CTAAGGAATTTGGATGCACAGACTTTGTGAACCCAAAGGACCACACTAAGCCCGTGCAAGAG GTGCTTGTCGAGATGACCAATGGCGGAGTCGACCGCGCGGTTGAGTGCACTGGCGACATCGACGCCATGATCGCCGCCTTCGAATGTGTCCATGAT GGGTGGGGCGTGGCTGTGCTGGTGGGCGTGCCGCACAAGGAGGCGGTGTTCAAGACCCACCCAGTGAACTTCCTCAACGAGAAGACCTTGAAAGGCACCTTGTTCGGCAACTACAAGCCACGCACCGACCTCCCCAAAGTCGTGGAGATGTACATGAGGAAGGAGCTGGACCTGGAGAAGTTCATCACACATAGTGTGCCCTTCTCGGAAATCAACACGGCGTTCGACCTCATGCTCAAGGGGGAGGGCCTGCGCTGCATCATGAGGATGGACCAGTAG